The genomic interval ACGTCGCCGCCGAAGAGACCAAAACGGGCTGGAACCTCGACGAACTGCGCGCATACCTCGCCGCGGATCCCTTCGCCGGAATGCCCAACCTGCGCGTGCGCGGCGTGATGGGCATCGCCACGAACACCGACGACGAAACCGTCGTCCGCCGCGATTTCGATGCGCTGCGCCGCTGTTTCGAGGAGCTGCGACCGAAGTTCGGCCCGGCGTTCGACACCCTCTCGATGGGCATGTCGCACGACTACCCGCTGGCCGTCGCGTGCGGATCGACCATGGTGCGCGTCGGGTCGCTGATCTTCGGCGAACGCGACTATTCGAAATAAACCCTTCTCAGATTTCAGACAAACATCCGCTGCGGCCCGAAAGCGGCGCAGCCTTCCAAATATCTATTATCTATCTCTCGCTATGAAAATCGGATTTATCGGATTCGGAAACATGGCCCAGGCCCTGGCCCGCGGTATGGTGCGCGGCGGGGCGGTCGAGGCCGACGCCATCGGGGCCTGCGCCCGCGACCGGGCCAAACTCCAACGCAATACGGAACCTTTCGGTTTCCGGGCCTTCGATTCGTCGGCCGAGGTCGCCGCGTTTGCCGACGTAGTGGTCATCGCCGTGAAACCCTACCAGGTCGGGGCGGTCGTCGAACCGATCCGCACGGCATTGAAATCGAAGATCGTCGTCTCGGTGGCCGCGGGCCTCACGTTCGACGACTACGAGCGGATGCTCGCGCCCGGCACGGCCCACCTGAGCACGTGCCCCAATACGCCGGTTGCGGTCTGCGAGGGCATCGTCGTCTTCGAACGCCGGCACTCGCTTTCGGATGAACAGCTGAAAACCATGGAGGAGCTCTTCTCGCATGTGGGGCTGGTGCTGACGGTCGACACGCCGCTGCTGGGATTGGCCGGGACGATCTGCGGGTGCAGCCCGGCCTTCGTGGCGATGTTCATCGAGGCGCTGGCCGATGCGGCGCTCAAGTACGGTATTCCGCGTGCCGATGCCTACCGGATGGTGAGCCAGATGATCGTCGGAACGGGCAAACTCCAACTCGAAACGGGCCAGCACCCGGGTGCGATGAAGGATGCGGTCTGCTCGCCGGGCGGCACGACGATCGTAGGGGTCGGGGAACTCGAACAGCGGGGGTTCCGCGGGGCGGTGATTGCGGCCATCGACGCCATCGACGCCAAAATCAACAAGAAGTAGGGTATCCCCGGACTTTCAGCCCGCCTGCCCCGGCCTGTTCGGTGCGGAGCGCGATGGCGGCTCTCCGGGTCTTCCGGATTGCGCATTCTCGTCCTGTTTGGGATCGGGACCGTACTTGTTCGCCCCGGGGGTTCCGGGCAGGCAGAACCACACCAGAAAAACGATCTCCCAGACGAAAAAGAGCACACAGCCACCGCAAAGCACGAAAAGGCACCATGCGGATGCTTTCGGGCTTCCGCCGAAAGCCGACAACCCCGAAAGCACCAGAGCAGCCACCGCCCAAGCAAGCAGGGCCAGGTAATTCCAGAGCAGCCATTTGGAGGTGCGGCCCGTGTCGTGGAGCCGCCGCGCCGAAACCGCAAGCTGGGGCAGGAAGAGAAACAGCGACACCGCCAGGTAGAAAAACTTGTAGGGGTTTCTGAAACAGACCACATCCAGCGCCATGGCCACGAGCATCAGCAGACACGAAAAGAGGACAAAGTACCAGAACTCCGTCCGGCGGGCGCGTCCCGAGAAATTCACGTAGTTGCGGATACATTTGAAAAACCACTTCATAACGCGATGATTTTAGGAGGGGGGGGGAATCCAAACCAAAGTTAGTCATTTTATTCGATTTTCCGCCTCGCAATCCCCTGAAAACAGCGGAGGGTTCGGAATCCCGAACCCTCCGCACGCCATCATCGGCTACTCCTCCCCGGCAAAGGAGTGGATCACCACGCCCGAACGCAGTTTCGGTTCGAACCACGTCGTCTTCGGAGGCATGATGTTGCCCGTGTCGGCAATGTTGATCAGCTGCTGCATCGAGACGGGGTAGAGCGCAAAGGCCACCTTCATCTCGCCGCTGTCGACACGCCGCTTCAGTTCGCCCAGGCCCCGGATCCCGCCCACGAAATCGATGCGCTTCGAGGTGCGCAGGTCCTCGATGCCGAGGATCCTGTCCAGTACGAGGTTCGAGAGCACCGTGACGTCCAGCACCCCGATCGGGTCGTTGTCGTCGTAGGTTCCCGGCTTGGCCGTCAGGCTCCACCAGTGGCCTTCGAGGTACATCGAGAAGTTGTGCAGGCCCGTCGGGCGGTACTCCTCCGTGCCCTTGTCCTCCACCTCGAACGACTCTTTGAGCCGCTCGACCAGCTCCGCCGGGGTCAGGCCGTTCAGGTCCTTCACCACGCGGTTGTAGTCGATGATCCGCAACTGGTTGGCCGGGAACGTCACGGCCAGGAAGTAGCAATACTCCTCCTCGCCCGTATGGTTCGGATTCTTCGCCTTGCACTCGGCGCCCACCCGCGCGGCGGCAGCCGTACGGTGATGGCCGTCTGCGACGTACAGAGCCGGGATTCCCGAAAAGATCTCCGTG from uncultured Alistipes sp. carries:
- a CDS encoding DUF1015 domain-containing protein produces the protein MVRIKPFRAVRPPKEHAAEVASRPYDVLNSAEAKAEATERSLLHIIKPEIDFDPIADEHSQAVYEKAVENFRRWQREGWLQQDPEEYYYIYAQTMEGRTQYGLAMCCHFEDYLSGAIKKHELTRPDKEEDRMIHVRNQQANIEPVFFAYPDNAEIDAIVNDIVANNAPEYDFTAADGFGHKLWVIRDRKTNDRITEIFSGIPALYVADGHHRTAAAARVGAECKAKNPNHTGEEEYCYFLAVTFPANQLRIIDYNRVVKDLNGLTPAELVERLKESFEVEDKGTEEYRPTGLHNFSMYLEGHWWSLTAKPGTYDDNDPIGVLDVTVLSNLVLDRILGIEDLRTSKRIDFVGGIRGLGELKRRVDSGEMKVAFALYPVSMQQLINIADTGNIMPPKTTWFEPKLRSGVVIHSFAGEE
- a CDS encoding DUF805 domain-containing protein, whose amino-acid sequence is MKWFFKCIRNYVNFSGRARRTEFWYFVLFSCLLMLVAMALDVVCFRNPYKFFYLAVSLFLFLPQLAVSARRLHDTGRTSKWLLWNYLALLAWAVAALVLSGLSAFGGSPKASAWCLFVLCGGCVLFFVWEIVFLVWFCLPGTPGANKYGPDPKQDENAQSGRPGEPPSRSAPNRPGQAG
- the proC gene encoding pyrroline-5-carboxylate reductase, translating into MKIGFIGFGNMAQALARGMVRGGAVEADAIGACARDRAKLQRNTEPFGFRAFDSSAEVAAFADVVVIAVKPYQVGAVVEPIRTALKSKIVVSVAAGLTFDDYERMLAPGTAHLSTCPNTPVAVCEGIVVFERRHSLSDEQLKTMEELFSHVGLVLTVDTPLLGLAGTICGCSPAFVAMFIEALADAALKYGIPRADAYRMVSQMIVGTGKLQLETGQHPGAMKDAVCSPGGTTIVGVGELEQRGFRGAVIAAIDAIDAKINKK